A stretch of the Xiphias gladius isolate SHS-SW01 ecotype Sanya breed wild chromosome 21, ASM1685928v1, whole genome shotgun sequence genome encodes the following:
- the LOC120782964 gene encoding protein disulfide isomerase CRELD1 translates to MGHMGVRMPHRNLLQASWLCCLLAVQVHSCPGACSKCSGPENDQCEECRAGWTLHNNTCVDIDECGTVLENCPPDSYCFNKEGSFECRDCDQACVGCMGSGPARCRKCASGYKLTGSKCLDIDECSDRVLACHGLDEICTNTDGSFRCDCAEGFIRQSSVCVKKQLPSVQEKGLFEDIQDDEVEVLQQMFFGVVLCALATLAAKGDLVYTSVFMGAVAAMAGYWLSDRGDRLLNSFLKGR, encoded by the exons ATGGGACATATGGGAGTAAGGATGCCTCACAGGAACCTGCTGCAGGCCTCTTGGCTGTGTTGTCTGCTGGCTGTTCAGGTGCACAGCTGTCCTGGTGCCTGCAGTAAGTGTTCAGGCCCAGAAAATGACCAGTGTGAGGAATGCAGAGCAGGATGGACACTCCATAATAACACCTGTGTAG ACATCGATGAGTGCGGCACCGTGCTGGAGAACTGTCCTCCTGACAGCTACTGCTTCAATAAAGAAGGCTCCTTTGAGTGCAGAG ACTGTGACCAGGCCTGTGTGGGCTGTATGGGTAGCGGACCAGCACGCTGCAGAAAATGTGCTTCTGGGTACAAACTGACAGGGTCCAAGTGTTTGG ATATAGATGAATGTAGTGACAGGGTACTTGCCTGCCATGGCCTCGATGAGATTTGTACCAACACAGATGGCTCTTTCCGTTGTGACTGTGCTGAAGGATTCATTCGCCagagcagtgtttgtgtgaagaaGCAGCTGCCTA GTGTTCAGGAGAAAGGTCTTTTTGAGGATATCCAGGATGATGAGGTGGAGGTACTGCAGCAGATGTTCTTCGGGGTGGTGCTTTGTGCTCTGGCCACACTGGCTGCTAAGGGAGATTTGGTCTACACATCTGTATTCATGGGAGCAGTGGCAGCCATGGCAGGGTACTGGCTTTCTGACAGGGGAGACCGTTTGTTAAACAGCTTCCTAAAAGGACGTTAA